The Rhipicephalus sanguineus isolate Rsan-2018 unplaced genomic scaffold, BIME_Rsan_1.4 Seq1100, whole genome shotgun sequence genome has a segment encoding these proteins:
- the LOC119376142 gene encoding uncharacterized protein LOC119376142, producing the protein MHFSGHKRQHSVKCQSIMCGNAIVCQLDGPYAGHKHDAGLFPLSGLYEKLERLSQGYSYEIYGGPAYPLRPLLMKPYAGATLTRPQAYFNRHMSTVRQAVEWGFGKTVAEFAFLDFKKNQKLLQNVSQMYRVGTILANYHTCLHGSQTGMFFGLRAPDLQEYLRCKKIT; encoded by the exons ATGCACTTCTCAGGCCATAAAAGGCAGCACTCTGTGAAGTGTCAGTCCATTATGTGTGGAAATGCAATTGTGTGCCAGCTTGATGGGCCATATGCAGGGCACAAGCATGACGCCG GCCTCTTCCCTCTCAGTGGATTATACGAGAAGCTGGAAAGGTTATCACAGGGCTACTCATATGAGATATATGGTGGCCCTGCATATCCGCTGCGTCCTCTACTAATGAAGCCTTATGCTGGAGCCACCCTCACACGGCCGCAAGCATATTTCAATAGGCACATGAGCACTGTTCGCCAGGCGGTCGAGTGGGGATTCGGAAAGACTGTGGCTGAGTTCGCGTTCCTAGATTTCAAGAAGAATCAAAAACTCCTGCAGAACGTGAGTCAAATGTATCGTGTCGGCACTATACTTGCAAATTACCACACGTGTCTGCACGGAAGTCAGACAGGAATGTTTTTTGGCCTCCGGGCACCTGACCTGCAGGAATACTTGAGGTGCAAAAAAATAACTTGA